A section of the Bombus huntii isolate Logan2020A chromosome 5, iyBomHunt1.1, whole genome shotgun sequence genome encodes:
- the LOC126865565 gene encoding myosin heavy chain, muscle isoform X19, with translation MPKPKPQEGEDPDPTPYLFVSLEQKRIDQTKPYDAKKACWVPDEKEGYVLGEIKATKGDIVSVTLPGGESKDFKKDQLQQVNPPKYEKAEDMSNLTYLNDASVLHNLKQRYYAKLIYTYSGLFCVAINPYKRFPVYTHRCAKLYRGKRRNEVPPHIFAISDGAYVNMLTNSENQSMLITGESGAGKTENTKKVIAYFATVGASTKKADDTSQKKGSLEDQVVQTNPVLEAFGNAKTVRNDNSSRFGKFIRIHFGPTGKLAGADIETYLLEKARVISQQALERSYHIFYQMMSGSVPGLKEMCCLSNDIHEYYFVSQGKTTIPNVDDGEECTLTDQAFDVLGFTQEEKNDIYKITAAVMHMGGMKFKQRGREEQAEADGTEEGERVAKLLGCDCADLYKNLLKPRIKVGNEFVTQGRNKDQVAYSVGAMSKAMFDRLFKWLVKKCNETLDTQQKRQHFIGVLDIAGFEIFDFNSFEQLCINFTNEKLQQFFNHHMFVLEQEEYTKEGIQWEFIDFGMDLLACIELIEKPMGILSILEEESMFPKATDKTFEEKLNNNHLGKSPNFLKPKPPKPGQQAAHFAIGHYAGNVPYNITGWLEKNKDPLNDTVVDQFKKSSNKLLVEIFADHPGQSGDAGGGGGAKGGRGKKGGGFSTVSSSYREQLNNLMTTLRATQPHFVRCIIPNEMKQPGVIDSHLVMHQLTCNGVLEGIRICRKGFPNRMVYPDFKLRYMILAPAAMASESDPKKAAQKCFDEIGLDPENYRIGHTKVFFRAGVLGQMEELRDERLSKIVSWMQAYIRGYLSRKDYKKLQDQRLALVVVQRNLRKYLQIRTWPWWKLWQKVKPLLNVTRIEDELAALEEKARKAQEAFEKEEKLRKELEEQNTKLVSERNALQRQLDGEKGSLSEYMEKSLKLAAQKADIESQLQDLNDRFKEEEDARNNLFQNKKKLEQEVAGLKKDIEDLELNLQKSEQDKATKDHQIRNLNDEIAHQDELINKLNKEKKNQGEVNQKTAEELQAAEDKVNHLNKVKVKLEHTLDELEDSLEREKKSRADVEKAKRKVEGDLKLTQEAVADLERNKKELEQTIQRKDKELSSLTAKLEDEQSLVGKLQKQIKELQARIEELEEEIEAERGSRVKAEKQRSDLARELEELGERLEEAGGATSAQIELNKKREAELSKLRRDLEEANIQHEATLASLRKKHNDAVAEMGEQIDTLNKLKARVEKDKVQYFSELNDMRASVDQLSNEKAAQEKIVKQLQHQLNETQGKLEEVNRTLNDFDAAKKKLSIENSDLLRQLEEAESQVSQLSKIKISLTTQLEDTKRLADEESRERATLLGKFRNLEHDLDNIREQVEEEAEGKADLQRQLSKANAEAQLWRTKYESEGVARAEELEEAKRKLQARLAEAEETIESLNQKVIALEKTKQRLSTEVEDLQIEVDRATAIANAAEKKQKAFDKIIGEWKLKVDDLAAELDASQKECRNYSTELFRLRGAYEEGQEQLEAVRRENKNLADEVKDLLDQIGEGGRNIHEIEKARKRLEAEKDELQAALEEAEAALEQEENKVLRSQLELSQVRQEIDRRIQEKEEEFENTRKNHQRALDSMQASLEAEAKGKAEALRMKKKLEADINELEIALDHANKANAEAQKNIKRYQQQLKDVQTALEEEQRARDEARELLGISERRANALQNELEESRTLLEQADRGRRQAEQELADCHEQLNELGAQNASISAAKRKLEAELQTLHSDLDELLNEAKNSEEKAKKAMVDAARLADELRAEQDHAQTQEKLRKALETQIKELQVRLDEAEANALKGGKKAIQKLEQRVRELENELDGEQRRHADAQKNLRKSERRIKELSFQADEDRKNHERMQDLVDKLQQKIKTYKRQIEEAEEIAALNLAKFRKAQQELEEAEERADLAEQAITKFRTKGRGGSAARGLSPAPHRPAFKPQLDGSAFPPRFDLQPDGEL, from the exons AGCAAGGACTTCAAAAAGGACCAGCTGCAGCAAGTAAATCCACCGAAATATGAAAAAGCCGAGGATATGTCGAATTTAACTTACCTCAACGATGCTTCGGTCCTCCACAATTTGAAACAACGTTATTACGCCAAACTCATCTAC ACGTACTCTGGCCTCTTCTGTGTAGCTATCAATCCCTACAAAAGATTTCCCGTATATACTCATAGATGCGCCAAACTTTATCGAGGCAAAAGACGTAACGAAGTGCCACCGCACATTTTTGCCATTTCTGATGGAGCCTATGTCAATATGCTTACCA ACAGTGAAAATCAATCCATGTTGATTACCGGCGAATCTGGTGCCGGAAAAACTGAGAACACGAAGAAAGTAATCGCGTATTTCGCCACTGTCGGTGCCTCGACTAAGAAAGCCGACGACACTTCCCAGAAGAAAGGTTCCCTGGAAGATCAGGTGGTGCAAACCAATCCTGTCTTGGAAGCGTTCGGTAATGCTAAAACCGTCCGTAATGACAACTCCTCGCGTTTC GGTAAATTCATCCGTATTCACTTTGGCCCCACTGGAAAATTGGCTGGTGCCGATATCGAGACCT ATCTATTGGAGAAAGCTCGTGTCATCTCTCAACAGGCTCTTGAACGTTCTTATCACATCTTCTACCAAATGATGTCAGGCTCGGTCCCCGGTTTGAAGG AAATGTGCTGCCTCTCGAATGACATCCACGAGTACTACTTCGTCTCTCAAGGCAAGACTACGATTCCAAATGTCGACGACGGCGAGGAGTGTACTTTGACCGAC CAAGCTTTCGATGTATTGGGCTTCACTcaagaagaaaagaacgaCATTTACAAGATCACCGCTGCTGTCATGCACATGGGTGGTATGAAGTTCAAGCAAAGAGGTCGCGAAGAACAAGCCGAAGCCGACGGAACCGAG GAAGGTGAACGTGTCGCCAAACTGCTTGGTTGCGACTGTGCCGATCTTTACAAGAACTTGTTGAAACCAAGGATCAAGGTCGGTAACGAGTTCGTAACACAAGGTCGTAACAAGGATCAAGTAGCATATTCGGTGGGTGCCATGTCGAAGGCCATGTTCGACAGGCTGTTTAAATGGTTGGTCAAAAAATGTAACGAAACCCTGGACACGCAACAAAAGAGGCAACATTTCATCGGTGTACTGGATATCGCCGGTTTTGAAATCTTCGAC TTCAACAGCTTCGAGCAGCTCTGCATCAACTTCACCAATGAGAAGCTTCAACAGTTCTTCAATCACCACATGTTCGTCCTCGAACAAGAAGAATATACGAAGGAGGGCATTCAGTGGGAATTCATAGACTTTGGCATGGATCTCCTCGCGTGTATTGAATTGATCGAGAAG CCTATGGGTATCCTCTCCATTCTTGAAGAAGAATCTATGTTCCCGAAAGCCACTGACAAGACCTTCGAGGAGAAATTGAACAACAATCACCTTGGCAAGAGTCCTAACTTCTTGAAGCCTAAACCGCCGAAACCAGGCCAGCAAGCAGCTCACTTTGCTATCGGCCATTATGCCGGAAAT GTACCATACAACATCACGGGTTGGCTGGAAAAGAACAAGGACCCGTTGAACGACACTGTTGTGGATCAGTTCAAGAAATCCAGTAATAAACTGCTGGTCGAGATCTTCGCTGACCATCCTGGACAGTCTGGTGATGCCGGTGGCGGCGGCGGTGCGAAAGGTGGACGTGGTAAGAAGGGCGGTGGCTTCTCGACGGTATCATCGTCCTATAGGGAACAATTGAACAACCTGATGACTACTCTGAGAGCTACCCAACCACACTTCGTCCGTTGTATCATCCCCAACGAAATGAAGCAGCCGGGTGTCATAGATTCTCATCTCGTCATGCATCAGTTGACTTGTAACGGTGTACTTGAAGGCATCCGTATTTGTCGTAAAGGATTCCCCAACAGAATGGTCTATCCTGACTTCAAGCTACG TTACATGATCTTAGCGCCGGCCGCGATGGCCTCTGAGTCGGATCCAAAGAAAGCCGCTCAGAAATGTTTCGATGAAATTGGCCTTGATCCGGAAAACTACAGGATTGGTCATACTAAG GTGTTCTTCCGTGCCGGAGTCCTGGGTCAGATGGAAGAACTTCGTGACGAGCGACTTAGCAAAATCGTATCTTGGATGCAAGCCTACATCAGAGGTTACTTGTCCAGAAAAGACTACAAGAAACTGCAAGATCAACGTTTGGCATTGGTCGTCGTACAAAGGAACTTGAGGAAATACTTGCAAATTCGTACTTGGCCATGGTGGAAATTGTGGCAGAAAGTTAAGCCCCTTCTCAACGTTACTCGTATCGAGGACGAGCTTGCC GCGCTCGAGGAGAAAGCGAGAAAAGCTCAGGAAGCCTtcgaaaaggaagagaaactGCGCAAGGAACTCGAAGAGCAGAACACGAAACTTGTCTCCGAAAGGAATGCCTTGCAGCGACAACTGGATGGTGAAAAAGGTTCCCTCTCGGAATATATGGAGAAATCTCTGAAATTGGCCGCTCAGAAAGCCGATATCGAGTCACAACTTCAG GATCTGAATGACAGAttcaaagaagaagaagatgcCAGGAACAATCTCTTCCAAAATAAGAAGAAACTCGAACAAGAAGTGGCAGGTCTAAAGAAAGACATTGAGGACCTCGAGCTTAACCTACAGAAATCAGAGCAAGATAAGGCGACGAAGGACCACCAGATCCGTAATTTGAACGACGAGATCGCTCATCAAGACGAACTGATCAATAAATTgaacaaagagaaaaagaatcaAGGTGAAGTTAATCAGAAAACTGCCGAAGAGCTTCAAGCTGCCGAAGATAAAGTCAATCACTTGAACAAAGTCAAAGTCAAACTCGAGCACACTCTTGACGAACTCGAAGATTCCCTCGAACGTGAAAAGAAATCACG AGCCGACGTAGAGAAAGCTAAACGAAAGGTGGAAGGCGACTTGAAACTTACACAGGAAGCTGTTGCTGACCTCGAGAGAAATAAGAAGGAACTCGAACAAACCATTCAACGTAAGGACAAGGAATTATCGTCTTTGACCGCTAAACTTGAAGACGAGCAGTCGTTAGTAGGCAAATTACAGAAACAAATTAAGGAATTACAAGCCCGTATCGAAGAACTGGAAGAAGAG ATCGAAGCTGAGCGTGGTTCTCGCGTGAAAGCTGAGAAACAGCGCAGTGACTTGGCACGAGAACTCGAGGAACTTGGTGAACGTCTCGAGGAAGCTGGCGGTGCCACCTCTGCTCAAATTGAACTCAACAAGAAGAGAGAAGCCGAACTTAGCAAGCTGCGCAGAGACCTCGAGGAAGCCAACATTCAACACGAAGCCACTCTTGCGAGTTTACGCAAAAAGCACAACGATGCCGTTGCCGAAATGGGAGAACAAATTGATACGCTTAACAAACTCAAGGCCAG AGTTGAAAAGGACAAGGTTCAATACTTCAGCGAATTAAACGACATGCGCGCGTCGGTAGATCAACTAAGCAACGAGAAG GCTGCCCAAGAAAAGATCGTGAAACAATTGCAACACCAATTAAACGAAACCCAAGGAAAACTGGAGGAAGTGAACCGTACTCTGAATGACTTCGATGCTGCGAAGAAGAAACTGTCGATCGAAAACAGTGATCTGCTACGACAATTAGAGGAAGCCGAATCGCAAGTAAGTCAGCTTTCGAAGATCAAGATTTCGCTGACAACGCAGCTCGAAGACACGAAACGATTGGCTGACGAAGAATCGAGAGAACGCGCTACTCTCCTTGGCAAATTCCGTAACTTGGAACACGATTTGGATAACATTCGTGAACAAGTGGAAGAGGAAGCCGAAGGTAAAGCGGATCTTCAGAGGCAACTTAGCAAGGCAAACGCGGAGGCACAATTATGGCGCACGAAATACGAATCTGAGGGCGTTGCGAGAGCGGAAGAACTCGAGGAAGCTAAGAGGAAGCTGCAGGCACGGTTGGCCGAAGCGGAGGAAACCATCGAATCCCTCAACCAAAAGGTTATCGCTCTCGAGAAGACGAAACAGAGATTGTCGACGGAGGTAGAGGACTTACAGATCGAAGTGGATCGCGCGACCGCGATCGCCAACGCCGCCGAAAAGAAACAGAAGGCCTTCGATAAGATTATCGGCGAATGGAAACTCAAAGTGGACGATCTCGCCGCCGAACTCGATGCCAGTCAGAAGGAATGCCGTAATTACAGCACGGAATTGTTCAGGCTCAGAG GTGCGTACGAAGAAGGTCAGGAACAGTTGGAAGCAGTGCGTCGCGAGAACAAGAATCTAGCCGACGAAGTAAAAGACCTCTTGGATCAAATTGGCGAAGGTGGACGCAATATTCACGAGATCGAAAAAGCCAGGAAGCGCCTGGAGGCTGAAAAGGATGAACTTCAAGCTGCTCTGGAAGAAGCAGAGGCCGCTTTGGAACAAGAAGAGAACAAAGTATTGCGCAGTCAACTTGAACTGAGTCAAGTCAGACAAGAAATCGACCGACGTATCCAGGAGAAGGAAGAGGAATTCGAAAATACCAGAAAGAATCACCAACGTGCTCTCGATTCTATGCAGGCATCGCTCGAAGCTGAAGCTAAG GGCAAGGCCGAGGCTTTGCGCATGAAGAAAAAACTGGAAGCAGATATAAACGAATTGGAGATCGCCCTGGATCATGCGAACAAAGCGAATGCCGAAGCTCAAAAGAACATCAAGAGATACCAACAGCAGCTGAAGGATGTCCAGACCGCGCTCGAGGAAGAACAACGAGCTCGCGACGAAGCGAGAGAACTTCTTGGAATTTCGGAACGCCGGGCGAACGCGCTTCAGAACGAACTCGAAGAAAGCCGTACTCTTCTCGAACAAGCGGACCGCGGACGTCGCCAGGCTGAACAAGAATTGGCCGACTGCCACGAGCAACTCAACGAACTAGGTGCTCAGAACGCTTCCATCTCTGCTGCCAAGAGAAAACTCGAGGCTGAGCTGCAAACCCTTCAC tCTGACTTGGACGAATTGTTGAACGAAGCAAAGAACTCTGAGGAGAAAGCAAAGAAAGCCATGGTTGATGCCGCTAGATTAGCCGACGAACTTCGAGCCGAACAAGATCATGCTCAAACGCAAGAGAAGCTTCGCAAAGCACTCGAAACTCAGATCAAGGAACTCCAGGTGCGTCTCGACGAAGCTGAAGCGAATGCCCTGAAAGGTGGTAAGAAGGCAATTCAAAAACTCGAACAACGTGTTCGTGAATTGGAGAACGAACTCGATGGAGAACAGAGGAGACACGCTGACGCTCAGAAGAATCTTCGCAAGTCCGAACGTCGCATCAAGGAACTCAGCTTCCAG GCTGATGAGGACCGCAAGAACCATGAGCGCATGCAAGACCTTGTCGATAAGCTTCAACAGAAGATCAAGACCTACAAGAGGCAGATCGAGGAAGCTGAAGAAATCGCTGCTTTGAATCTCGCGAAATTCCGCAAAGCGCAACAAGAGCTCGAGGAGGCAGAGGAAAGGGCGGACCTGGCTGAACAGGCAATTACCAAGTTCCGTACTAAAGGACGCGGAGGAAGTGCTGCGCGCGGACTGAGCCCAGCG CCACACCGACCTGCGTTCAAACCCCAATTGGATGGTTCCGCATTCCCGCCACGCTTCGACCTGCAGCCCGATGGTGAACTGTAA